In the genome of Rhodamnia argentea isolate NSW1041297 unplaced genomic scaffold, ASM2092103v1 Rarg_v2.18, whole genome shotgun sequence, one region contains:
- the LOC125313372 gene encoding NADH-ubiquinone oxidoreductase chain 6 produces MILSVLSSPALVSGLMVARAKNPVHSVLFPIPVFRNTSGLLLLLGLDFSAMIFPVVHIGAIAVSFLFVVMMFHIQIAEIHEEVLRYLPVSGLIGLIFWWEMFFILDNESIPLLPTQRNTTSLRYTVYAGKVRSWTNLETLGNLLYTYYSVWFLVPSLILLVAMIGAIVLTMHRTTKVKRQDVFRRNAIDFRRTIMRRTTDPLTIY; encoded by the coding sequence ATGATACTTTCTGTTTTGTCGAGCCCTGCTTTGGTCTCTGGTTTGATGGTTGCACGTGCTAAAAATCCGGTACATTCCGTTTTGTTTCCCATCCCAGTCTTTCGCAACACTTCAGGGTTACTTCTTTTGTTAGGTCTCGACTTCTCCGCTATGATCTTCCCAGTAGTTCATATAGGAGCTATAGCCGTTTCATTCCTATTCGTTGTTATGATGTTCCATATTCAAATAGCGGAGATTCACGAAGAAGTATTGCGCTATTTACCAGTGAGTGGTCTTATTGGACTGATCTTTTGGTGGGAAATGTTCTTCATTTTAGATAATGAAAGCATTCCATTACTACCAACCCAAAGAAATACGACCTCTCTGAGATATACGGTTTATGCCGGAAAGGTACGAAGTTGGACTAATTTGGAAACATTGGGCAATTTACTTTATACTTACTATTCCGTCTGGTTTTTGGTTCCGAGTCTGATTTTATTAGTAGCCATGATTGGGGCTATAGTACTGACTATGCATAGGACTACTAAGGTGAAAAGACAGGATGTATTCCGACGAAATGCTATTGATTTTAGGAGGACTATAATGAGGAGGACGACAGACCCACTCACGATCTACTAA
- the LOC125313374 gene encoding NADH-ubiquinone oxidoreductase chain 1 translates to MAFVQRRKGPDVVGSFGLLQPLADGSKLILKEPISPSSANFSLFRMAPVATFMLSLVAWAVVPFDYGMVLSDLNIGLLYLFAISSLGVYGIITAGRSSN, encoded by the coding sequence ATGGCTTTTGTGCAACGTCGAAAGGGTCCTGATGTAGTGGGATCGTTCGGATTGTTACAACCTCTAGCAGATGGTTCGAAATTGATTCTAAAAGAACCTATTTCACCAAGTAGTGctaatttctccctttttcgaATGGCTCCAGTGGCTACATTTATGTTAAGTCTGGTCGCTTGGGCCGTTGTACCTTTTGATTATGGTATGGTATTGTCAGATCTGAACATAGGGCTACTTTATTTGTTTGCCATATCTTCGCTAGGTGTTTATGGAATTATTACAGCAGGTCGGTCTAGTAATTAG
- the LOC115733561 gene encoding ribosomal protein S4, mitochondrial, producing the protein MWRKRLIQQYIMPALRFKTCRLLSGNVRKRELTIIQRRILRRLRKKNRSIKRKISSRENLNSYIQLQTTRKLSLFYGDLPITEMHRGTEQTSYIPFPLNPETRSDVIPVRLHFRETIPQARQPISHRRLCVNNGMVSITHLKVSHGDLISFQENDARIRGEEIRRSFYIEISVDKIIGKFLPVRMWRRTKTEWFHLLKTKRGCHLLLKSRFLKQLRSSMQEEDLERTKKFGSEKVCLGSSFAEHNRMKRNLYHFKSLFFSKRRKEKNRYLPTRRRSTLVYNSSLYSNSTYCSAAPHQLTMKRRIKRIELPTHYSEVNHRTPKAVVSYGPNIGHIPHDIRLKDPNLPLRSGNGRGQNI; encoded by the coding sequence ATGTGGCGAAAAAGACTGATTCAACAATACATCATGCCTGCATTAAGATTTAAAACTTGTCGTCTACTTTCAGGAAATGTTCGGAAGAGAGAACTTACAATAATACAACGCCGCATTCTCCGaagattgaggaagaagaacagATCTATTAAGAGAAAGATTTCTTCGAGAGAAAATCTTAACAGTTACATCCAATTACAAACTACACGAAAGTTGTCCCTTTTTTATGGGGATTTACCCATCACAGAGATGCACAGAGGAACAGAACAAACTTCATATATCCCTTTTCCACTCAATCCAGAAACAAGATCGGACGTTATTCCGGTTCGTCTCCATTTTCGTGAAACTATTCCTCAAGCAAGGCAGCCGATAAGTCATCGAAGGCTTTGTGTGAATAATGGAATGGTAAGCATTACTCATTTGAAAGTGTCCCACGGTGATCTAAtatcttttcaagaaaatgacgcGAGAATCCGCGGTGAAGAAATAAGGAGATCTTTCTATATCGAAATATCAGTTGATAAAATCATAGGAAAATTCCTGCCGGTAAGAATGTGGAGAAGAACGAAAACAGAATGGTTCCACCTACTCAAAACTAAGAGGGGATGCCACCTACTACTAAAATCCCGGTTTTTGAAACAGTTGCGTTCTTCTATGCAAGAAGAAGACTTagaaagaacaaagaagttTGGATCCGAAAAAGTATGCTTAGGCAGTTCCTTCGCTGAGCACAACAGAATGAAGAGGAATTTGTATCATTTCAAATCCCTATTCTTTTCgaagagaaggaaggagaaaaaccGATATCTTCCTACTCGAAGAAGAAGTACTTTAGTTTACAACTCTTCTTTATATAGTAATTCGACCTATTGCTCCGCAGCCCCCCATCAGTTGACTATGAAGAGAAGAATCAAAAGGATCGAACTACCTACTCATTATTCGGAGGTGAATCATAGAACACCAAAAGCTGTGGTATCTTATGGACCTAACATAGGTCACATCCCTCACGACATAAGATTGAAAGATCCAAACCTTCCTCTTCGGAGCGGAAACGGACGTGGCCAAAACATATAA
- the LOC125313370 gene encoding uncharacterized protein LOC125313370 isoform X2, translated as MFQKFPPFVKIWKSVIFWLPIPIALCGVFLTCDVFLRRSYCDAAEPWQLGSQDAATPMMQGIIHLPGDITCISFSLVLRFFLPFFLTLCQWRFYYFPQTGFGKSTTTLEIIGTIFTRIFLVLMLIRNSHEVTHCAGSWEASSANHNVPPGGEGTSGANSGWTSILGSSAGENSEPSVNQPTPTCSSNQNMASPSSAPIEQPAPQHTPFPFLQEEGERGDLLRSLHRLVASQLKHSFERDLPRWRLSSTTELYDASAYRIMIYDMGISIPEDTKEDIKEWIHEVRSNPELLKSSYNDFKKGSYLV; from the exons atgtttcaaaaatttccaccttttgtcaaaatttggaaaagtgTCATTTTCTGGTTACCAATTCCAATTGCTCTTTGTGGGGTATTCCTCACTTGTGATGTATTCCTCAGAAGGAGCTATTGTGATGCAGCGGAACCATGGCAATTAGGATCTCAAGACGCAGCAACACCTATGATGCAAGGAATTATACACTTGCCGGGCGATATAACATGTATCTCTTTTTCTCTGGTTCTACGTTTCTTCCTGCCTTTCTTTCTTACTTTATGTCAGTGGAGGTTCTACTATTTTCCGCAAACAGGGTTTGGCAAGAGCACAACTACTCTCGAGATTATCGGGACCATATTTACTCGTATCTTTCTGGTGCTGATGCTAATACGCAATTCCCATGAAGTAACTCACTGCGCCGGCTCCTGGGAAGCTTCTTCGGCTAATCACAATGTTCCCCCTGGCGGTGAGGGTACTTCTGGGGCCAACTCCGGCTGGAC ATCTATCCTAGGGAGCAGCGCTGGGGAAAACTCCGAACCCAGCGTGAATCAGCCAACGCCAACTTGCTCTTCAAATCAAAACATGGCTAGCCCGTCGTCTGCTCCAATTGAACAACCGGCCCCACAGCATACACCTTTCCCCTTCCTTCAAGAAGAGGGGGAGCGGGGGGATCTTCTCAGGTCTCTTCATAGGCTCGTAGCGTCTCAATTGAAGCATTCTTTTGAGAGAGACCTTCCAAGGTGGAGACTTTCCTCAACCACTGAGTTGTATGATGCGTCCGCCTATCGCATAATGATCTATGATATGGGTATCTCTATCCCCGAAGATACAAAGGAGGATATTAAGGAATGGATTCACGAAGTACGTTCAAATCCTGAACTCCTGAAATCCTCTTATAACGACTTCAAAAAAGGAAGCTATTTAGTTTAG
- the LOC125313370 gene encoding uncharacterized protein LOC125313370 isoform X1 — translation MFQKFPPFVKIWKSVIFWLPIPIALCGVFLTCDVFLRRSYCDAAEPWQLGSQDAATPMMQGIIHLPGDITCISFSLVLRFFLPFFLTLCQWRFYYFPQTGFGKSTTTLEIIGTIFTRIFLVLMLIRNSHEVTHCAGSWEASSANHNVPPGGEGTSGANSGWTSILGSSSGANSGWTSILGSSAGENSEPSVNQPTPTCSSNQNMASPSSAPIEQPAPQHTPFPFLQEEGERGDLLRSLHRLVASQLKHSFERDLPRWRLSSTTELYDASAYRIMIYDMGISIPEDTKEDIKEWIHEVRSNPELLKSSYNDFKKGSYLV, via the exons atgtttcaaaaatttccaccttttgtcaaaatttggaaaagtgTCATTTTCTGGTTACCAATTCCAATTGCTCTTTGTGGGGTATTCCTCACTTGTGATGTATTCCTCAGAAGGAGCTATTGTGATGCAGCGGAACCATGGCAATTAGGATCTCAAGACGCAGCAACACCTATGATGCAAGGAATTATACACTTGCCGGGCGATATAACATGTATCTCTTTTTCTCTGGTTCTACGTTTCTTCCTGCCTTTCTTTCTTACTTTATGTCAGTGGAGGTTCTACTATTTTCCGCAAACAGGGTTTGGCAAGAGCACAACTACTCTCGAGATTATCGGGACCATATTTACTCGTATCTTTCTGGTGCTGATGCTAATACGCAATTCCCATGAAGTAACTCACTGCGCCGGCTCCTGGGAAGCTTCTTCGGCTAATCACAATGTTCCCCCTGGCGGTGAGGGTACTTCTGGGGCCAACTCCGGCTGGACATCCATCCTAGGGAGCAGCTCTGGGGCCAACTCCGGCTGGAC ATCTATCCTAGGGAGCAGCGCTGGGGAAAACTCCGAACCCAGCGTGAATCAGCCAACGCCAACTTGCTCTTCAAATCAAAACATGGCTAGCCCGTCGTCTGCTCCAATTGAACAACCGGCCCCACAGCATACACCTTTCCCCTTCCTTCAAGAAGAGGGGGAGCGGGGGGATCTTCTCAGGTCTCTTCATAGGCTCGTAGCGTCTCAATTGAAGCATTCTTTTGAGAGAGACCTTCCAAGGTGGAGACTTTCCTCAACCACTGAGTTGTATGATGCGTCCGCCTATCGCATAATGATCTATGATATGGGTATCTCTATCCCCGAAGATACAAAGGAGGATATTAAGGAATGGATTCACGAAGTACGTTCAAATCCTGAACTCCTGAAATCCTCTTATAACGACTTCAAAAAAGGAAGCTATTTAGTTTAG